The sequence GGGCTCCGATCGCCTCGGCCCCTCGCACCCGCGCCGCCCGGGCGCCTTAAGCTTCGCCGATTCCGACATCCTCACCGACATGAAGGACGACTGCGTCTCACGCATCGGTCTCGGGCGAGCCCGCCGTCCTGCGAAAGCCTGAAGGACCCAGCCCGGCTCACGGCGTCATGCTCTCCAGGGGTTACATAGCGCTCGCCGCGGTCGGTATCGTTCTGTTCGTAGCCGGCATCGTGTTCATCGCGCTTGACTACTCTGGTGTCGGTGACACCTCGGGCCTGGATCTCAAGGACGTAGGACTGGTCGTGATCGGGCTGATCCTCGCTGCGATCGGCGGCGCGATGGCCGTCCGCAAGCGGCCCGCGTCCCCGCCCTCGCACGGCTAGGATCGCCGACGTACGAACGCCCGGTAACTTACGCGCGCGAGGATCGCCGAACCTCGATCCCGGGTCCCCACGAGCAGGTTGCCGGAGCCGGGGCACATTCCCAGGGTCGTTCTCTCCCCGCCGGCTCCGGTCGCGGGGGCCCCCGCCTCCTCGGAAACGTCTCCGTGGGTCAGAGGTTCACGGGCCCGGCGGCGAGGGTCGCCACGACGACGTTCCGAGCCCGCTGAACTCCGAGGTCAAGGGACGATCACGGTCGTCGCCGCTGGGCTACGGAACCCGGCCGTGCGGTGGGTACCATCGCACTGAGGCTTCTTGGAAGAACCCCCGCATCGACACAGGGTCGCCACGGCCTTGCCGTCGACCATTACCACGTTCGGACCGTTCTCCATTGACTGGACTTCGACGTGCGCCATCACGACGGCCAGCGCGGGCCGACAGTTAAGCCCGGACTAGAAACGTCTAGACGCTATGCGGGGTCGCGGGAGCTTCAGGTGTACGGTTCCAGAATCTTTTTCTCGATCACGGCCAACGTCACCGAGAGGGTGGAGATGGCCACTCCGATCCTGGGAGCGAGTTCGGTTAGAGAGATCCGGCGAGGTACGTCAAAGTAACCTTCCGCAAGCGCACGACGCAGGATCTCGTGTTGGCGGGGAGTGAGCGAGGAAGCGCCGGGGGAGAGAGGCGAGCGGCGCACCGACTCCACCCGCACCCCGGTCGCTTGCGACTCGAGCTTCTCTAGGAGCCTGTGAACCTTGGGCTCGGGGCCCACCACGGTCCAGGTCTCCATCCCCCGCTGGATCGGGATCGGGAAATGCCGAAGTAGCTTGAGCGTGCGGAGGAGGGAGATGAACGGGTCACCTCGGTAGATCACGCGATAGAGGCCCGACTCCTCTTCCGCACTGATCACCTCGACATCCACGACGTTCGGGAGCGCCCGGATCTCCGCGCCCCAATCGCCGGCGTCTCCGCCTTGAATCCGGACCTCGATCAGGGTCAGTCCGCGGCCCACCTCGAGGCGATCGATCAGATCGAGGTGGAGGTCCGGGTGAGCGAGGGAGAACGGTCGCGACCACAGTCCTTCCGGTTCCGTGACCTGGAGACGGATCGCTAGGATACGCGGCGGTGTCCCTCCCGGACCACGAGAGCGCGGGCGCGGACCGGTTGCGGAGCCTCCTCCCAAGCCTCGGAACTACCCTCCGAGCGTGTGAAGGCCGCTCTTGCTAAAGCGATTCTCCTCGCGGGAGTGCTCAGAGGATCTACACCCTGCGCCCGTCTCGATCCGATCGATCGAGAACGGCCGGGCCCCGAGCGCGACCGGCGGACCGAACGGTCTAGACACCCACGCTTTGAGTTCGGATCTCCGTGCAGCAACCGTAATGAGAAAACCGGTACGTCCGATCCTCTGGACCGGCCCGGTAGGTCATTCCGCACGAGCAGCGATGTTCGAGACGAAGAGAGTCTATGAGGCTCCGTCGTCGGAAGATGGAACGAGAATCCTGATCGATCGGCTCTGGCCCCGTGGAGTCAGCCGGGAAGCAGCCCGCATCGTGGACTGGCGAAAGGAGTTGGCTCCCAGTGAGGAGCTGCGCAGATGGTACTCCCACGATCCCGCCAAATTCCCCCGGTTTCGTGAGCGGTATCGGACCGAACTCTTCCATCGCACGGACGCGCTGGCCCGGCTCGTGATGGAAGGCGAGCGGGGTCGGGTGACCCTGGTCTATGCGGCCAAGGACGCCGAGCGGTGCAACGCTACGGTCCTGAAGGAACTGTTGCAAGAACTCTCCGCAGACTCCCTCAGTTCCTCTCATTCGCAGGGAGCCTCTTCGAGTGCCCCCTCGCGCCCGTAGGTTGAAGGGAACCGGCGGGCCCTGAGCTGAGGCGACGATGCGGGCGGGCGAGCGGGCGTTTGTGATCACGGTGAAACCGAGGTGGTGACGATGCGGGAGCGATGTCCGGTATGTGGACGGGGGGCACTTCACGATGACCTCGCGGAGGAAGCCCCCCAACGAGTTGGGGGGAGGAATCCGCGACCCGTTATACAGAATCGTTCCATCCCCCTTTCATGCCTCTCCAAACCCTGATGGTGCGGATGGAGCCGGCCCCGGAACAACGGGACGCGCTGCTCCGCACTGTCGAGGCGATGAACCGCGGCTCGGACTACGCCGCCAAGGTCGCTTTCCGGGAGAGGTGTGCCAACAAGAACGTCCTCCAGAAGCTCGTCTACCGGGACCTCCGGGAGAAGTTCGCCCTCTCCGCCCAGATGGCGATCCGCATCATCGCCAAATCGGTGGAAGCCTACAAGCGGGACAAGGCCGTCCAGCCCAAGTTCCGGCCTCGGGGAGCCGTTCCCTACGACCAGCGCATCCTGTCGTGGAAGGGGCCGGACACCGTCTCCCTGTTGACGCTTTCCGGGCGCATCCGGGTCCCGGTCATCTGGGGCGAGTACCAGAAGCGGGTGCTGGAGGACCGGCCCGTTCGAGGACAGGCGGACCTCATCTGGCGGGACGGGAAGTTCTATCTTGCCGTCATCGTCGAGGCTCCCGACGTTTCCCCCTACGAGCCGCAGGGAGCGCTGGGAGTCGACCTCGGCGTCGTGAACATCGCCACGGACTCCGACGGCACGACCTACTCGTCCGAGCCGGTCGACAAGGTCCGTGGGAAGGCCGACCGTCTCAAGGGCCGGCTCCAACGCGCCGGGACCCGGAGCGCGCGCCGCCACCTTCAGCGCGCGGCTCGGCGCGAGTCCAACTTCCGTCGCCAGACGAACCACTGCATTTCCAAGAGTATCGTCGCGCGGGCCGAAGACACGAAGCGAGCGGTCGCCCTCGAAGACCTCGGGGGCATCCGCGAGCGGACCACGGTTCGGCGCTCCCAGCGGCGGCGACACCTCTCTTGGAGCTTCGCCCAGCTCCGCGTCTTCGTGGAGTACAAGGCGGCGGCGAAGGGAGTTCCGGTGGTCCTCGTGGACCCTCGGAACACGTCCCGTACATGCCCTCGGTGCGGGACGATCGACCGGAAGAACCGACGGACGAGGGAGGAGTTCCGATGCGTGTCGTGCGGCCTCGCTGGGCCGGCCGACCGCATCGCCGCGACGAACATCGCGGCGAGGGCCGGAGTCGACCGGCCCATCGTAGCGGGGAGTGAGGAAGTGTGGGGACATGTTTCCGACCTCAGCTGCAAGCCACCGATCTTGATCGGTGGTCGTTGACGAGTACATGCGACCGGACCCGGACGCGGTCTGGGCGTTCGTTAGGGACCGGCTCCCCCGAATCGAGCGACAACTGCGGCGCGTCCGAGTACCGGCTCGCGAGACGCCCCTCCGGGAAATTCGCCGAGATTGAACCGACCGA is a genomic window of Thermoplasmata archaeon containing:
- a CDS encoding RNA-guided endonuclease TnpB family protein, which translates into the protein MPLQTLMVRMEPAPEQRDALLRTVEAMNRGSDYAAKVAFRERCANKNVLQKLVYRDLREKFALSAQMAIRIIAKSVEAYKRDKAVQPKFRPRGAVPYDQRILSWKGPDTVSLLTLSGRIRVPVIWGEYQKRVLEDRPVRGQADLIWRDGKFYLAVIVEAPDVSPYEPQGALGVDLGVVNIATDSDGTTYSSEPVDKVRGKADRLKGRLQRAGTRSARRHLQRAARRESNFRRQTNHCISKSIVARAEDTKRAVALEDLGGIRERTTVRRSQRRRHLSWSFAQLRVFVEYKAAAKGVPVVLVDPRNTSRTCPRCGTIDRKNRRTREEFRCVSCGLAGPADRIAATNIAARAGVDRPIVAGSEEVWGHVSDLSCKPPILIGGR
- a CDS encoding DUF488 family protein; translation: MFETKRVYEAPSSEDGTRILIDRLWPRGVSREAARIVDWRKELAPSEELRRWYSHDPAKFPRFRERYRTELFHRTDALARLVMEGERGRVTLVYAAKDAERCNATVLKELLQELSADSLSSSHSQGASSSAPSRP
- a CDS encoding helix-turn-helix domain-containing protein → MGGGSATGPRPRSRGPGGTPPRILAIRLQVTEPEGLWSRPFSLAHPDLHLDLIDRLEVGRGLTLIEVRIQGGDAGDWGAEIRALPNVVDVEVISAEEESGLYRVIYRGDPFISLLRTLKLLRHFPIPIQRGMETWTVVGPEPKVHRLLEKLESQATGVRVESVRRSPLSPGASSLTPRQHEILRRALAEGYFDVPRRISLTELAPRIGVAISTLSVTLAVIEKKILEPYT
- a CDS encoding CDGSH iron-sulfur domain-containing protein; translated protein: MAHVEVQSMENGPNVVMVDGKAVATLCRCGGSSKKPQCDGTHRTAGFRSPAATTVIVP